In Spirosoma pollinicola, the genomic window CTTAAAACCTCTCCTTCTTTCCGGTCTAAAAGCTGTACGATGTGATATCCGAAATCAGTTTTGAATGGTTTAGAAAATTGATTAACCCGCATTCCGCTAACCATTTCATTAAAAGCAGAAACAAACTGATCAGGCTTTTGCCATCCCAAATTACCACCAACAGCATAAGTGCCATAATCCTGAGAATATCGTCTGGCTAGTTTATCAAACGATTGCCCAGCTTTTAATCGTTTATAAATCAATCCAACTTGCCGCTTAGCCGTCAAGTCAGTGTAATGAACTTTATTATTTGTTGCAGGATTTTGCTGGTTAGGCTCGAATTGGCTTGGTGATTGTATTCGTAGTCTACAACCGAGGCCATCAAGAGATCCGAAGACGAATAGAACTAGGCAAACTAAAGGGAAAGCGTACAATTTCATGGCATATTGAATTTTGTAGGGTGACCCGCAAAAAGAGTAATTGGTTGGAAATCATATAATCACATTCATTTACCTACTATTGACTATTGAACACAAAAAAAAGCCCAGTCTATAATGACGGGGCCCTTTTACTAAATCAAACTTGATTAACTACCGATTCTCAACCAGAGCTTTGAACTCTTCAACCGAAACCTCCTGCGTCACGATCGTTAATTGAG contains:
- a CDS encoding peptidylprolyl isomerase, producing the protein MKLYAFPLVCLVLFVFGSLDGLGCRLRIQSPSQFEPNQQNPATNNKVHYTDLTAKRQVGLIYKRLKAGQSFDKLARRYSQDYGTYAVGGNLGWQKPDQFVSAFNEMVSGMRVNQFSKPFKTDFGYHIVQLLDRKEGEVLSRHLLLRVEN